DNA from Halorarum salinum:
GGACGTCGACGCGCTCGTCGTCTCCCCCGAGGCGGAAGCCCAGCGCCGCGCCCACGAACTCAACGATCGGCGGGCGGAGGACGGCCTCCGGCCGCTCGAGATCCACGTCTCCCCGTTCGTCATCGCCGAGGACGGGGCGAGGATCAGCAGCACCCGCATCCGGAACGGCGAGATCGACGCTCACGGGCGGGTTCTGGACGGCTCCGGGTGAGTTCCCGTCGTCGCTAGGGTGCCGGATCCGAGACCGTCGAACCGCTGCCGTGAGCGACCGTCCCGGGCGAGGCCGAAGCGGGCTCGGGCGGAGTCGAACCACGCCGGGACGTGCTCGATTCGCTGCGCGCGCCTCGTCTCCTTCGACTCCTCGTCCGCCACACGGCCGCCGCCGCTTCCTCGCTTCGCTCGTCGCGGTGGCGGCGGTAGAAGTGGGCTCGGGCGGAGTCGAACCACCGATCTCTTCCTTGTAAGGGAAGCGTCATAACCGCTAGACCACGAGCCCGTACCCGAACGAACCGGACCGGGTCGAATAACGCTTGTCCTTTCCGGCCCGCGGCGATACGCTTTCCACGGCCGAGCGCGAAACCCGACCGTGGATCGCCGTCGCCCCGTCGCCGTCGTGCTCGTCGCGCTCGCGGTCAGCCTCGCGGGCGTGCTCGCGTTCGCGCCCGGTCTCCTGATGCAGACGGGCGAGTACGAACGCACCACCGTCACCGCCGTGGACGCGAACGGCACCGAACTCGCGACCGTCGACATGCGCGTGGCCGACACGTACTCGAAGCGCTACACCGGCCTCAGCGACACCGAATCGCTCCCCGAGGGCGAGGGGATGCTGTTCGTCCACGACGGCGAGGGCCAGCACGACTACGTGATGCGCGACATGGACTTCCCCATCGACATCGTGTTCGTCGCGGAGAACGGGACGGTCACGCGGATTCACAACGCGGAACTCCCGCCGGAGGGGACGAGCGGCGGCGACCTCACCCGGTACTCCGGGACTGGGAAGTACGTCCTCGAGGTGCCGTACTGCTACACGAACCGGACCGGGATCGACGAGGGCGACCGCATCGTGGTCGAGGGCGACTACTAGGAGCCGGACCATTTCGATTCGAAGCGAACCCTTTAGGGTGGCGGATTCGTCCAGTCCGAGCGATGAGTCACCCCGCCGACGAGGACGATCCCTTCGAAGACGTCCGCGAGCGGACGGACAACGCCATGCGACGGCTGTTCGCCGAGTACGGACGCGACAACTGGTACCAGTTCACCGTCGGACTGGTCGCCAGCGTGTTCGCGCGCGTGCTCGATCTGTTCCCCCCGCTCGTGCTCGGCGTCGCCATCGACGCGCTGTTCAACCCCGACGCGGAGATCACGTACGCCGAGGCGGCGGCCGACCTGCTCCCGGGAATCGGCCCCGCGACGATAGCGAGCGTCCTCCCCGCGGGGAGGCAGGCGCAGTTCGAGTTCTCCATCGCGCTCATCGCGCTGGGCTTCTTCGGCGGCGCCGCCTTCCACTGGTCGCGCAACTGGGGCTGGAACTCCTTCGCCCAGAACATCCAGCACGACATCCGCGTGGACACCTACAACAAGATGCAGCGGCTGAACATGGACTTCTTCGCCGACAAGCAGACCGGCGAGATGATGTCCATCCTCTCGAACGACGTGAACCGGCTGGAGCGGTTCCTCAACGACGGGATGAACTCCTTCTTCCGGCTGTCGGTGATGGTCGTCGCCATCGCGACGATCCTCTTCACGATGAACTGGCAGCTCGCGCTGGTCGCGCTCGTCCCCGTCCCGCTCATCGCCTTCTTCACCTGGAAGTTCATCGAGACCATCCAGCCGAAGTACGCCGACGTGCGCTCGTCGGTCGGCGCGCTGAACTCGCGGCTGGAGAACAACCTCGGCGGCATCCAGGTGATCAAGACGTTCAACACGGAGGACTTCGAGTCCGACCGCGTCGACGACGTGTCGATGGACTACTTCGACGCGAACTGGGACGCCATCGGGACGCGCATCAAGTTCTTCCCCGGCCTGCGGGTCATCGCTGGCGTCGGCTTCGTCCTCACGTTCCTCGT
Protein-coding regions in this window:
- a CDS encoding DUF192 domain-containing protein, which codes for MDRRRPVAVVLVALAVSLAGVLAFAPGLLMQTGEYERTTVTAVDANGTELATVDMRVADTYSKRYTGLSDTESLPEGEGMLFVHDGEGQHDYVMRDMDFPIDIVFVAENGTVTRIHNAELPPEGTSGGDLTRYSGTGKYVLEVPYCYTNRTGIDEGDRIVVEGDY